The Acidobacteriota bacterium nucleotide sequence TTCCCCGTGCCCTTGCTCGTCTTCTTCTTCGTGGTGATCATCTTCTTCCTCTTCGTGATCCTCGTCTTCTTCGTGGTCTTCGTCCCCGTCCTCGTCCTCGTCGTGGTCTTCAGCTTCCTCTTCGTCGTGGTGCTCTTCCTCTTCTCCGTGGTGGCCGTGGAATTCCTGGACGAAGGGGACGCCGTAGATCCCGGTGTCGTATTTGGCTTCCATGCTGAAGAACATCTTGTCGCCGTAGAATCCGAAGCCGCCGCCGCCATTGGACATCTGGGACCGGGAGTTGTAGACGGCGCCCTGGCCGGGGGCCGTGTAGTCGCCGGTGCGCAATCCCCCGCCCTGTCCCCAGAACAGCCAGTCCTCGGTACCGAACTCGAAGCCGGCGTTGACCCCGCCCAGGGAATTGTTCGTGCCAGCGGAGCCGGAGATGAAGCCACGCACCCCCTCGTGTGGGTGATGGTGGACCTGGTGGTGCCGGCTGATTGCGTTGACCGTGCCCCCCATGGAGCTTCCGCTGTAGAGCAGCGTCGCCGGACCCTTGACGATCTCCAGCCGCTCTAACTGCGCCGGGTTGATCAATTCCCCGTGATCGCCGGACTGGGAGGAAAGGGAGCCGGATCGGATCCCGTCCTCCATGATCAGGACGCGGTCGCCGTCGAAGCCGCGGACGATGGGCCGGGCCGGACCCGGTCCGAAACCGCGTTTGGCGATCCCGCTGCCCACCTTGTGGTCCAGCAACTCGCCGATGGTGACATCCGCCGACTCGGCCATTTCGTATGGCCCCAGCGACTCGACACTCTGGAACGACTCGAAGACCGTTTCGTGCTCGTCACGCGCCGTCACCGTGACTTCGTATCGCCTGGGCAACAGCTCAAGAAGGATGTCTACGTCTGCCTCCGCACCGGCCTCGACGTTCACCATGGTGGTGACCTCGGTGAACAGGCTGTCCAGATGGGTGATCAGGTGGTATGTCCCGGGAGGAACGCCATCGAATTCGTATTTTCCATCGTCGTCGGTGACGGTGCTCCGATCCAGCTCTTTGATGGACACGCTGGCGTGGTGCAGAGGTTGGCCGGTGTCCTTCAGCGTAACCTTGCCCCTCAGTGTGCCTTGTGACTGGGCGGCTACAGCCGGCTGAAACGCCCATAGAAACAAGCCGAACCAGACCGCCAGAAACCGGTGACCGATGCGCATACAAACCTCCCTGTGATTTCCGCGCAATTCCGGCGGCAGTATCGGCCACAATCCGTCACGGGACTACAAAAAAGCTGTGGGCGGGACCGATTCGCCGGCAACCGGGCCCCTGCTCCGGCGAACGGATGGGGAGGCGGTTCAGACTGCGTAGGGAGTGGGTCGCTTATTCCGCGGACGTGGCCGCATGGGACCGGAGAAACCTCCCGTACCCGATGACAATTCCCGTCACTTCTGGGATCGCTTCCAGTCTTTCCAGGAGTCTCGCCCGCAGCTCCGGATTCTGTCGGCCCCGGCCGTAGGTCGGATGGAGAAAGGACAGATAGAAGAGTTTCGGGGACACCAGGAGGTCGACTCCGTGAAGGGCGCAGAGCGGACCGTAGTCGTTGCTCAGGGCCTCTTCGATGGGAAGCAGACCCAGATTGTCCTCCTGGCTCTGGAGGTAGCCCATGGTGCGCTGAGTCCGCAGCGGGTAGCGGGCCCGCGCTCCGGTGATGTGCCCGACCACGAGCTGGTCGACGATCTTGTCGGCGACCCAGCGCCGCCACTGGATCCTCATGTTGCCGAAGGGGGGGCCCAGGTACTCCCCCTGTTGCACGCCCACCGCGAGCTTCTGTCCCCGGCTCTTGAGGTGGTCCCGGACCTCCCTGAGGAAGGTGGTGAAGAACTCGCCCCGCAAGTTCCGCCACTTCTCCAGGTCGAAGGGCTCGCGCAGGATGTCCCGTCCGTAGCGGCGCTTGTACTCCCGGACCACCGGTTCGTTGAAGCCGAACTGGTCGGCGTGGCCGGGGGGCGGCGAATGAGTGCGAAGGCTCAGGAAGACGCCGTCCAGATCGAAGCGGTCGGAGAAGGCCCGGATGACCTCGAGCATGTATTGCCGGACCTCCGGATAGGCGTACTCCATGACGCCCCAGTGGTACTTCCGGCCATTCGGGGTGAGGCTCCTGTCGCAGGCCAGAAACTGCGGGTTTTGGCGGGTGAAGCGGGACTGCCAGGCGAAGGGCACGGAGTCGGCGTAAAGGACCTCGGGGGGACACCCTTCGTCCAGAACGGTCAGCCAGACGTAGGCGCGAATGCCGGCTTCCCTCATGGCGTTGACGGCAGTCTCCATGAGGTCCGACTCCCAGGCCACCCGGGTCTTCTCCAACCCCTTGCGGTGTTCCTCGTTGGCGGGTGCCGTCTGGTGAAAGAGGAGGACGCGGAAGTTGTCGCCGCGAAAGAGGACCTGGTCGATGCCCTGGGATTTCCAGGAGCGGACGGACTCGCGCACCTTTTCGGGCGTGTCCAGCCGCGCCGCCCCCGGGGCCCCGGACATGATGACGTCGCCCCAGCTCACGATCATGACGTTCTGCTTGTCGCTGGCTTGGATGGGGATCGGCAGGAGGAAGAGGGAGGTCATCGCTGCGATCAAGCGGGTGCGCATGTTGGTTCCTCCAAGATGGGATCTGAACGGCGGTTTTCCTGCCGCCGATTGGGAAGAGCACGGGGGGACTAATAGTCCCCCCCTCCGACTCCTACAGGAACTGGAGGTCGCGAATCACGGCCGCCGTGGAGACACAGGCGATGCTCAAAAAGAACAGGGCGCAGGCCACCATCAAGACACGGATGTACCAGGCAGGCTGCAATTCCCTGGGCAGCAGTTTGCAGTTGACGGCCAGGACGCAGAGCGCCGAAAACCCCAGACCGAAGTTCAAGGGGATGCCCGCAATCTTCACGATCATCATGCGGTCGGGAATCAGGGTCAGCGCCATCACACCCCAGAGGGCGTAGGCGGCCAGCAGCACGTAGTAGACATACTTGACCTGCTCTTCCTTCAGCCCCCGGGCGCGGGTGCTGGCGGTCCAGATCAGGTCGGTCCAACGCCGGCAGAAGGAGTCCGCCGCCGCGATCTGGGTCGGGCCCAGGACCATGAAGCCGCAGAGCAGGGTGAGAAACCAGAAGATGGGTTCCCCGGTCTTCTCGACGACTCCCTGTGCCGTCAGGGCGGCCAGCGAATCGCCCCGGACCTGCTGTCCGGCGGCGAACTGGAGCGAGAGCAGGGCCGGTATGCCCATGCCCAGGATGCAACCCCCGACCCAGATCCCCAGTTGGTCGCGAATCGTGACCTTGCGCCATCCCGTCCACAGTTTTTTCGATTCCGGCGTGACGTGGAACACCCGGCCCTCGTGGAGCAGCTTGACGCCCTTTCCGCCCACGGCGCTGGCGATGGCGCCCACCCGGGCCCCCATTCCCCAGCCTTTGTCCCGAACGTAGTTGGCGAAACTGGCGTTGCCCAGGCCTCCGCTTCCGGCAATGGCGGCGAAAATAGCCAACAGGCCCACGTCCAGAGCCGGTCTGGCGCCTCCGATTCCGAAGGTCCCCCGGAACAGTTCCGACCACGTCAACGGGTTTCCCCCCACTTCGGGAAGCGCCCCGAATTTGACGAACCCCGAAAAGATCTCGACCCAGACCCGCCATTCGACGTAGAAGACCCCCAGGAAGATGAGATAGCCCAGCACCAGGGCCGTCTTGGCGGCCATGATCTTCTCGACCATGTTGTAGACCTTGCCGCCGAAGATCAGCGGGACGAAGGCGGAGAGGAAGATGGCGTAGCCGAGATAGCCAACCGTACTCCTTTCCGGTTCGACCCACTTCTCCAGCACCGGCTCCGGCATGGCCTTCCACCGGTCCGTGACGCCGTAGGCGCTCGGGTTCCGAGCCATTTCATGGACGATCTCGGCCGGAAGTCCGGTTTCTCGGATGACAACCTCCACCGGTCCGAACAGTTCCGGCCTCCCTTGAACCTTCTCCAGAACCTCGCGGTCCAACCCGGTCCTGGCGGCCACCTCCGTGACCGAGTCCCCGTCCTGCCACTCGGTGAGCGGATGGGGCAGAGGCCGCCAGCGGCGGGTGTCGCCATAGTGCTCCGGGTTCTGCGCGATCTCCCGGATCACCTCCACCGGCAGTCCCGTCTCGCGCTCGACATCCTGGACCCGTCCGAAACGGCCGGGGTGTTGCGACATCTCCTCCACCAGCCGGGCCGAAAGCCCCGTCTCGGCCACGATTTCTTCCTGGGAAAGGTAGGTCGTGGGGAGGGTCCCAGGCAGATGCCCCAGAAACGCCGCCAACAAGGGTACCGCCGCGTTGGCCGACAGGTAGGGCCAGATCGCGCCGAAGTCGACCACCAGGAAGATGCCGGTCCAGAAGCGCGGGCCCGGCGCCAACCGGAAAAAGCCGGTGAACATGGGCTCGCCGCAATACAGGGCGTAGCGCATCACCTCCAGGTTGTAGCAGCACTGGAACAGGATGCTCATGGTGGCGATCCACATGAGTATCCCGCCGTACTGCGCCGTCAGGGCGGGACCGGTCAGCCATTCCCCTCCTCCGATGGCCAGTCCCACCATGAGCAGGCCCGGCCCCAGGAACCGGCGCAGATCGAAGCGGTCCGGGGGAGGAACGGGCAGCGTGTCCACTCCCCAGGCCGCCATTTTCCCGGCCGGGACGCGGAGGTTGGAGCCGGGATCGGCGCCGGACATCTGAGTTGGGTTCTGGTCGGTCATCTGGCCCCCTGGAGAAGACGCGTCAGTCTACGGTCCTCAAGCAAATCGTCTGGAATTGTCGAGAATGCGCCAGCGCGGACCGGACTGCCTGCAGCCGGGGTTTTCGACCCGGGTTCGAGCACAGGCTCGGTGGAGATCCGGTGAGATGGCAATGGTGCCTAGAACCCTACCACGGCAAGGATTTCTGTCAAACGACGGCGGCCGGTTCCCAAAAGTCCGCTTGGTGCAGTTCGCTCCAGGGGACCAGGCTCCCTTCGGTGCGCCGCTGGAGTTGCTCGCCCCCGTAGGCCACGACGACCGAACATGGGCGAGGCTGTCGCGAAAGATGTCTGCGCACGCGCCGGGCGCCGCGAAACAGAGCGGAGGACGGCGTCGCGGAAGCCTTGGCTTCCACCAGCGTGATGTGGAACGGATATTCAAGGATGAGATCGACCTCGGCCCCGTTACTGTCGCGGTAGAAGAAAAGACCCCCGGATTCGCCCAGGTGAGTCCGGTATTTTGCAATCTCCGAGACCACCCAGGTTTCGAAGATCGGTCCTCGCAAGGGATGTGTGCGGAGCTGCTCGGGGCTGCGAATGCCCAGCAGCCAGCAGACCAGCCCGGTGTCGTAGAAGTACAACCTCGGCATCTTCACCAGGCGCTTGCGCAGATTGGCGTGAAATGCCGGCAGGCGAAAGGTGAGAAAACCGGTCTCGAGAATCCCGAGCCATGTCTTGGCCGTTGGCTGGGACACGCCGCAGTCGTCGGCCAATGACGAGTAGTTCACCAGTTGAGCCGTACGGCCGGCGCACAATTCCACGAAGCGTTGAAAGGTGGGAAGGTCTCCCACGTTGCTGATGGTCCGCACGTCCCGTTCGATATAGGTCGCGACATAAGAACGGAGCCAGTCCGCCGGGTTCAGATCGCGATCGAAAATCCGAGGATAGGCGCCCGCGAAGAGAGTCGCTTCAAGACTTTTCGGAGGCCGGTCGAAGCGCACGATCTCACTGCGGCTCGGTGGCAGCAGGTGGTGCACGGCTGTCCTTCCCGCCAGCGATTGGCTGACCGACGCCAGCAGGGAAAGGTTCTGCGAGCCAGTCAGAACCCAGCGGCCGGGCTCCGGATCGGAGTCGATGATGACCTGCAGGTACGAGAGGAGGTCTGGGACGCGTTGCACTTCGTCGATGATGGCTCCGTTGGGAAACTGGGCCAGGAAACCTCTGGGGTCCTCCGTCGCCAAAGCGCGTATGTCCGGGGCCTCCAGAGTCGTGTAGGGAAGGTCCGGAAACACGGCTCGGCACAAGGTCGTCTTTCCGCTCTGCCGTGGTCCGGTCAACGTGATCGAAGGGAATTGGCGAGCCGCCCTGATCAACTCCGGCGTGAGGTCCCGCTCGATCATCGCAGACAGCTTACAATAATTATTAGGATATTCCAAAGTTACATATTGAAGTATCCTAATTCATACCCTTCCATCGCCTGAGTCCACCGGATCGTCAATGACGCGGAAGAGGTTTGGCCGATCAAGAAGGGGGCAGTCCGATTTTCCGCGATTTTCCGTGGGATCGGTTCTCTAACCGAAAGGGTTCGTGATGACAACGCCAGAAATCTCTTGCCCATGCTGAAGATCTTCGCTGTAGAGGGTTCTGCAGCCCGCCTTGATCGCGGCCGCAACGATGAGCGAGTCATAGAAGCTGAAACCGTAGCGGGATCGGATCTCCAGTGATTTTCCATAGAGCCAGATATCTGGTTGAACTCTGTACAACGGATTCAGGACGTCCATCATGTACTTGCGCATCTCATCTTCGGTCAGCGGCACTTCAGCCTTGCGGGTGGCGGTGTTGAGACACTCCTGGATCACCTGAAAACTGATGCACGCCGTCTGGGTTTCGATTCCATGCCCGATGAGTTGGTCGGCAATATCGGCTTTACGGACATCAAGACGCTCAAGCTGATACACGAAGACATTTGTATCGATGAAGCTTTCAGCGTTCATTCATCTCTTCCCGCGTCAACTTGCGCCCGACGCGCAGTTTGCCTTGCAGTTCACGGACGGTACGCATCGCCCGGGCTGCCTGCCTTTCCCCGCCAACGTACTCGGCAAGCCAGAGCCGAAACTGACCGTTCAAGGTCGTATTTTCCGCCACCGCGCGGCGCCGAGCCGCTTCGATCATATTCTCGTCAGCGCTCAGGGTGATGTTTCTCACGATGACCTCCATGCTTTCAGTCTTCTTTCGTGAAGTATTCCGTCTACGATCTACACTGTTGCAGTGTACACGGTAGAAGTGCTGATTGCGATGCGTGGGGGGAAAATGGGGACAGTCTGGTACTCGGGCGGAGATGGGGGAACTGGGAACAGTCTGGCTATTCGGGCAAGTTTTCGGAAAGTGGAGAAAGGGAGACGGAGAAAGGGACAGTCTGTTTTTCCGGAGTGCGCCGTCTCCGGCGGCACCTTGAGCTTACGGGTCATGACGTTGAGTGTTTCCTGGACGACCTGGAAACTGATGCAACCAGTTTGGTGCTCCAAGGCCCGTTTAACCAGACGCTCTGCAAGTTGCCGCTTTCTGGGGTCGGTTTCATCAAACAAGTAGACGAAGACGTTGGAGTCAAGGAAGTCTTCAACGCTCATTCATTTGATCCCGAGTGAACGTGCGACCTCCAGTGAATATGCGCCCTTGCAGTTCGCGGATCACTCTCATGGCCTCCGCAGCCTGCTGCTCGCGTCGTACGTAGTTCTCAAGCCAGCCGCGAAATTGCTCGTTCAACGTTGTGTGTTCCGCGGCAGCACGTCGGCGTGCCGCTTCAATCAGGTTTTCGTCGGCGCTCAATGTGATGTTTTTCATAATCCGCTTTCTAAGCCTCATTGAGGAATATACACGAAGTCAGTGTACACGAGTCTAGTGTAGAGGGCAGTAGCGGGAGGTGGAGACAGTCTGGTTTTCGGGGGCGCCCGCCGTGCGTGACTGCCCCCTTCAGAGATGGGGAGTGGAGATGGGGACAGTCTGGTTTTCCGGGGACCTCCGCGGACTGTCCCCTTCACGCGCACGCGGGAGCCTTGAGCGTTTCGACGTCCTTCAGCGCACCGTGGGATTCCGCTGCGGCCGTATGTTGCGGAGCCGGCGAGAGAAGGACGATCCGGAAGGTGAGGATCTTGAGCCCCGAACCACTGCGCTGGTCAGTTTCCTCGAGGGCTTGCGCCATGATGCCCGTTTCCTCACGTATAACGGCAACTGCCATTGACCAACAGTTGACATCGCCCCGATCACGACAACAAAATTGACAACAAAATTGAGATTATCCGGTAAGTTACGGCACTAAGTTCGTCGAATTGAACAATATGACGGGTGCGCATCGTCACGATCACGACCACCATCATCACGGACCCGCGGAACATGGCGACGATCTGCACGGCGCCAGCCGGTACAGCCTGATCATCGCGCTCCTCTTGACCGTCGGCTACATGCTCATTCAGATCGTCGGCAGCATTTTGTCGGGCAGTCTGGCGTTGCTGGCGGAAGCCGTACACAAGGTGACGGACGCGGCGTCCATCGGTTTCGCCCTGGTCGCCCTCCACTTCTCGACTCGGCCCGCATCCATCCAACGGACCTACGGCCTCCGCCGCCTCGAGATCCTGGCGGCCCTGCTCAACGCCCTTTCTCTCTGGCTGATCGCCGGATGGCTGATCACGGAGGCCTACGAACGCGCCCATGATGCGCATCACCACGTTGAAGGCGAAATCATGCTTGCATTCGGCGCAGCCGGCTTGCTGGTCAACCTCTCGGTGGCCGGTGTTCTCCACCGCGCGTCGAAGCACAATGCCAATGTTGAAGGCGCATTCCTGCACATCATGGTCGATCTGCTGGGGACCGTCGGCGTCGTGGTCTCGGGCCTGCTCGTGTGGGCCTTCGACTGGGACCACGCAGACACGGTCGTGAGTGTGGTCATCGGAGTTCTCATCCTGTTCAGCACCTGGCGGTTGATCGGCAAGGTCGTGAACGTCCTGCTGGAGGGTGTTCCCAAACACATAGACGTGTATCGGCTCTGCAGCCAGATGGAAGAGGTGGTGGGCGTCGGCCTGATCCACGACATCCACGTCTGGAGCCTCGTCCCCGGCTATGAAGTGCTCACTGCCCACGTCCTGGTCGACCCCGAATTCAAAGACCTGGAATTCCTGCGGCGCCGCCTGCGGGAGATCGCAGCTAACGATTTCGGCATCCAACACATCACGATCCAGTTGGAATACACGGCGAAAGGCTGCACCGAACGCCACCACCTCGACCATCTGCACGCGTACAGCGCCGAGGAGAGAATCTACTGAGGAACAAAGGAGATCCGGTTCCGGACCGGCGATGATGAGGGGGACAAGAATGTCCCTCCCAGGGTGCTCCGATCGAATCGGTTTCACCCGGACCCGGGACCGCGGTAAGGGTCCTGGCCGATTCTCGCGTTGCCCAGACATCTCCGGTATCATGGCGCCAATCTGGAGCTACTCGATGACGCCTCATTCAGGGAACACCATGGCCTTTCTCAGGGCCTGCCGCCGGATGATCTGGCTCGCTCCGCTGTTCTTCGCTCCTGTTACCGCAACCGGCGAGACGGCGCCGGACGTCTTCGACTCGTCGATCCGGCCCATCATCGAGAACAACTGTGTGGCCTGCCACGGCGAGTCCGCGCCCCAGGCCGAGCTGGACCTGAGAGCCCCCGCATCGATCCTGAAGGGAGGCAAATCGGGTCCGGCCGTCGTCCCCGGGTCGGCCGACCAAAGTCTGTTGCTGGACAAGGTGGTGTCCGGAGCCATGCCTCCCGGCGACGCGGCTCTGGGCCGGGAGGAGATTGCGGCCATCCGCGGCTGGATCGACCGGCTGGGTCAAGCGGAAGCGGCCCTGGCCCACGCGGACATCAGCGAGAAGGACGTGCTTCCCATCTTCCTCATGAGGTGCGTGGTCTGCCACGGCAAGCGGGCCCAGGAAGGGGGTCTGGACCTGAGAACCCTGGCCGGACGCCTCCGGGGCGGCAAGTCGGGACCGGCCCTGGTGCCGGGCGACCCCGACGCCAGTCTTCTCTTTCAGCGCATCGTGCACGAGGAGATGCCTCCCGCCGACCTCCTCTTCAAGTACCGCGTCAGGCCTCCCAGCACCGGGGAGGTGGAGAACCTGCGCCGCTGGATCGCCGCCGGAGCGCTTGCCGACCCGCCGCATGACCCGGGCCAGGATTCCGAACTTCCCCTGACCGGCGAGGACCGGGGGTTCTGGTCCTTCCGGAGTCCAAAGAGTCCTCCGGTTCCGAAGGTCGCCCGGGACGCACTGGTCCGGAATCCCATCGACGCCTTCCTGCTGGAGAAGCTGGAAGCCAACGGCCTGAGCTTCTCGCCCGAAGCGGACCGCCTCACCCTGATGCGCCGGGCCTACCTGGACCTCGTCGGGATGCCTCCCACCGCGTCCCAGATCCGGGCCCATCTGGCGGACGAGTCTCCGGACGCGTACGAGCGCATGGTCGAGGAGCTGCTGGACTCGCCCCACTACGGGGAGCGCTGGGCTCAGCACTGGCTGGACGTGGCCGGCTACGCCGACACCGAGGGGATCAAGCACGCCGACCACTTCCGCCCCCAGGCCTGGCGCTACCGCGACTACGTGATCCGCTCCCTGAACCAGGACAAGCCCTACGACCGCTTCCTGGTGGAGCAGTTGGCCGGCGACGAGTTGGCGGACTACAAGAAGGAGGTCACGCCCGACGCCCTGGAGTTCCTGGCGGCCACCGGGTTTCTGAGGCTCGCCTCCGATCCCACCGATTCGCCGTCCAACGCCTCGCTGGCCGAAAAGATGGACGTGATCCACGACGAGATCCAGGTGCTGGGCTCCTCGGTCCTGGGCCTGACCATGGGTTGCGCCCGCTGCCACGATCACAAGTACGACCCCATCTCCCAGAAGGACTACTACCGCCTCAGCGCCGTTTTTCAGAGCGCCTACGACCCCTACGACTGGCTCGACCCGACCCAGCGCTACCTGGACGTGGGGGATCCGAAGGAGATCGAGGAGACGAAGCGCTTCAACGCTCCCATCCAAAAGCAGATCGACGACCTGGAACGGGCCTGGAAGGCCAAGACCGGGCCGCTCCGAAACCAGGTCCTGGAATCCCGGCTGGCGGCCCTGCCGGAAGCCCTGCGGCAGGACCTCAAAGCCCTGCTGAAGACCCCGGAGGACCAGCGCAACACGGTTCAGAAATACCTGCAACGCCGTTTTCAGAAGACGCTGAAGGTCACCGACCAGGGGCTGGCGCGTGAGAACGAGGAGCTCAAACCCCAGCTCGCGGAATTCAACAAGTCGCTGGGCGAGCTGAAGAAGAAACTGAAACCCAAACCGGCCGTGCGGGCCCTTTTCGACATGGGGAGCGAAGGCTCTCCCACCTACGTCCTGCAGCGCGGCAATGCCGAGACCATCGGGGAGCGCGTCTACCCCGGAGTGCCCGCCGTCCTGCGTGCGGGGTTGCCCGAATACGATCCGGAGATCCCTTCGGGGAGAACCGACACCACCGGCTATCGCCTGGCCCTGGCCCGCTGGCTGACCCATCCGGAGCATCCGCTGACCTCGCGGGTCCTGGTCAACCGGGTCTGGATGCACCATTTCGGACGTGGCATCGTCTCCACGCCGGCCGACTTCGGCCGGACCGGCGCCCGGCCCTCCCATCCGGAACTGCTGGACTGGCTGGCCACCTGGTTCGTGGACCGGGACTGGAGCCTCAAGTCGCTGCACCGGCTCATGATGACCTCCACCGCCTACCGACAGAGTTCGGGACGGGGGTTGCAGGGGGAAGCCGATCCCGAAGGCCACCTCTGGTCGCGCATGTCCTTGCGGCGGATGCAGGCGGAGGTGCTCTACGATTCCATGCTGCGGGCCACCGGCCGGCTGGACCCGGACCGCTTCGGACCGGCCGACCCGGTGGAGAGGATGGACGACGGGGAGGTGATCGCCCAGGGAACGAAGAACGGTTGGAGGCGGGCCATCTACACCCAGAAACGGCGCCTCCTGAGAATGACCTTCCTGGACCTCTTCGACGCCCCGCAGATGGCGCCCAACTGCACCGAGCGAATCTCCTCCAACGTTGCGCCGCAGGCCCTCCAGTTGATGAACGGCTTCCTGGCCCGGAAGCTGTCGCGCCATCTGGCCGGACGCCTGGTGGACGCGCACCCGGGACGGGCCGAGGACCAGGTCCGGGAGCTCTACCTGCGGGTTCTCACCCGGAGGCCCACTCCGGAGGAGATGCAAATGACCCTGGAATCCCTCTCCGACCTCGCGGAGAAGTGGACCCGTCACTTGGAGAACGAACAGGACGAGGCTCCGCGCCGGACGACCGCCCACTGGTCGGCTCTGGCGTCCGTTTCCCACGCTCTGCTCACCTCGGCGGAGTTCTCCTACATCGACTAGGCCGGCGACCATGAGAAACAGACTCGAGAGTCCCCACATCCCCCGGCGGGAGTTCTTCTCCCGGCTCAGCGACGGCCTTTACGGCACGGCCTTGGCCACACTCTTGGGGGAGGACCTCTACTCCTCCTCCAATCCGGCGCTGGCCGGCAACGGAGTCCATGACCTGAAGCCCCGGGCTCCCCACTACCGTCCCCAGGCCAAGGCCGTGATCCACCTGTTCATGAACGGCGGACCCAGCCAGGTGGACCTGTTCGACCCCAAGCCGGAGCTGGCCCGGTTGGCGGGGAGCGCGCCCCCCAGGGACATCCTCAACAAGATCGAATTCGCCGACCAGGTGGGAGGGCTGTTCCCCTCCCCCTACAAGTTCAAGCGGCGCGGACGTTGCGGAATGGAGCTCTCCGAACTGCTTCCCCATCTGGGAGAGGTGGTGGACGACATCACCCTGATCCGTTCCATGTACGGGGAGCACTTCAACCACGAGCCGGCCATCTATCTCATGCACTCGGGCCGAACCCTGCCCAATCGGCCCTCGTTGGGCTCGTGGGTGGTCTACGGACTGGGGAGCGAGACCCGGAACCTGCCCGGATACGTGGTGCTGGACGACCCCAAGGGGCTGCCCATCAACCGGGAGCAGAACTGGCAGTCGGCCTGGCTGCCTCCCGTCTACCAGGGGACCCGCTTCCGCTCCGAGGGGCCGCCCGTCCTGAACCTGGAGTCGCGGCGGAATCTGCCCAGCGACCTGATCGAAGCCGAGCGCGCCCTGCTCCGCCGTCTCGACACGGCGCACCGGGACGCCCGGCCAAGGGAACCGGAGCTCGACGCCAGGATCGCCAGCTACGAGCTGGCCGCCCGGATGCAGTTGGCCACGTCGGATGCGCTGGACCTGTCCCAGGAGGACGAGGCCACCCGGGAAATGTACGGCCTCAACGACGAGCTGACCCGTTCCTATGGAACCCGCTGCCTCATGGCCCGGCGCCTGGTGGAGCGGGGAGTCCGTTTCGTTCAGATCTTCATCGAAGGCCAGATCTGGGACGCCCACACCAACCTGGAGAAGATGCTGACCTACAGTTGCGGGAAGACGGACCGTCCCGCGGCCGCCCTTGTCAAGGACCTCAAGCGCCGCGGCCTGTTGGAGGAGACCCTGGTGATCTGGGGCGGAGAGTTCGGGAGAATGCCCCTGGCCCAGGTCGCCGACCGGGGCGCCGACGGGCGGGACCACGGCCCCGACGGATTCAGCATCTGGATGGCCGGCGGCGGCGTCAAGGGAGGACTCACCTACGGCGGCACCGACGACATCGGGCACAAGGCCGTGGACCAGAGGGTCAGCGTCCACGACTTCCACGCCACCCTGCTGCACCTGT carries:
- a CDS encoding DUF1501 domain-containing protein; the encoded protein is MRNRLESPHIPRREFFSRLSDGLYGTALATLLGEDLYSSSNPALAGNGVHDLKPRAPHYRPQAKAVIHLFMNGGPSQVDLFDPKPELARLAGSAPPRDILNKIEFADQVGGLFPSPYKFKRRGRCGMELSELLPHLGEVVDDITLIRSMYGEHFNHEPAIYLMHSGRTLPNRPSLGSWVVYGLGSETRNLPGYVVLDDPKGLPINREQNWQSAWLPPVYQGTRFRSEGPPVLNLESRRNLPSDLIEAERALLRRLDTAHRDARPREPELDARIASYELAARMQLATSDALDLSQEDEATREMYGLNDELTRSYGTRCLMARRLVERGVRFVQIFIEGQIWDAHTNLEKMLTYSCGKTDRPAAALVKDLKRRGLLEETLVIWGGEFGRMPLAQVADRGADGRDHGPDGFSIWMAGGGVKGGLTYGGTDDIGHKAVDQRVSVHDFHATLLHLLGMNYRDLVYRRHGLDERLTDQFPARVVEEILV
- a CDS encoding PSD1 and planctomycete cytochrome C domain-containing protein, which produces MTPHSGNTMAFLRACRRMIWLAPLFFAPVTATGETAPDVFDSSIRPIIENNCVACHGESAPQAELDLRAPASILKGGKSGPAVVPGSADQSLLLDKVVSGAMPPGDAALGREEIAAIRGWIDRLGQAEAALAHADISEKDVLPIFLMRCVVCHGKRAQEGGLDLRTLAGRLRGGKSGPALVPGDPDASLLFQRIVHEEMPPADLLFKYRVRPPSTGEVENLRRWIAAGALADPPHDPGQDSELPLTGEDRGFWSFRSPKSPPVPKVARDALVRNPIDAFLLEKLEANGLSFSPEADRLTLMRRAYLDLVGMPPTASQIRAHLADESPDAYERMVEELLDSPHYGERWAQHWLDVAGYADTEGIKHADHFRPQAWRYRDYVIRSLNQDKPYDRFLVEQLAGDELADYKKEVTPDALEFLAATGFLRLASDPTDSPSNASLAEKMDVIHDEIQVLGSSVLGLTMGCARCHDHKYDPISQKDYYRLSAVFQSAYDPYDWLDPTQRYLDVGDPKEIEETKRFNAPIQKQIDDLERAWKAKTGPLRNQVLESRLAALPEALRQDLKALLKTPEDQRNTVQKYLQRRFQKTLKVTDQGLARENEELKPQLAEFNKSLGELKKKLKPKPAVRALFDMGSEGSPTYVLQRGNAETIGERVYPGVPAVLRAGLPEYDPEIPSGRTDTTGYRLALARWLTHPEHPLTSRVLVNRVWMHHFGRGIVSTPADFGRTGARPSHPELLDWLATWFVDRDWSLKSLHRLMMTSTAYRQSSGRGLQGEADPEGHLWSRMSLRRMQAEVLYDSMLRATGRLDPDRFGPADPVERMDDGEVIAQGTKNGWRRAIYTQKRRLLRMTFLDLFDAPQMAPNCTERISSNVAPQALQLMNGFLARKLSRHLAGRLVDAHPGRAEDQVRELYLRVLTRRPTPEEMQMTLESLSDLAEKWTRHLENEQDEAPRRTTAHWSALASVSHALLTSAEFSYID